A DNA window from bacterium HR17 contains the following coding sequences:
- the zupT gene encoding Zinc transporter ZupT has translation MVWTVLGYAVLTDLATALGAVPFALVRTVNERWQGTMTAIAGGMMVAASVFSLAEEGLRFGSVWLVAAGLLAGAAFIAATGKWLEHNDLPFEHLTGSAARQSWLLLLTLFAHSFPEGVAIGVGFATGEFKTGLLLAIAIAVHNIPEGLALSLPLRAKGVSVAKCAWYAVLSSVPQPIAAVPAYLLATAIHPFLPFGLGFAGGAMIFLVIQELVPDSLARTTRSETAWGFMAGLLFMMVFVSLMQ, from the coding sequence ATGGTTTGGACTGTGTTGGGTTACGCCGTGCTGACAGACTTGGCGACGGCGCTAGGAGCGGTGCCTTTTGCGTTGGTGCGCACGGTTAACGAGCGCTGGCAAGGCACCATGACGGCGATCGCAGGTGGCATGATGGTCGCCGCCTCTGTGTTCAGCCTCGCCGAAGAAGGCTTGCGGTTCGGCTCAGTGTGGCTGGTGGCAGCGGGGTTGTTGGCAGGGGCAGCGTTCATTGCTGCGACCGGTAAGTGGCTGGAACATAACGATTTGCCCTTTGAGCACCTGACAGGCAGCGCTGCCCGGCAATCGTGGCTGCTGTTGCTAACGCTCTTTGCTCACAGTTTCCCTGAAGGCGTCGCCATCGGCGTCGGTTTTGCGACGGGCGAATTCAAGACGGGATTGCTGTTGGCGATCGCCATCGCCGTCCACAACATCCCTGAAGGGCTAGCGCTTTCTCTACCGCTGCGGGCGAAAGGGGTTTCCGTCGCCAAATGCGCATGGTATGCGGTTTTGTCCAGTGTGCCCCAACCTATCGCGGCTGTCCCGGCTTACTTGCTGGCGACGGCTATTCACCCCTTTTTGCCTTTCGGTTTGGGTTTTGCTGGCGGGGCAATGATCTTCCTCGTCATCCAAGAACTCGTCCCCGACAGCCTAGCGCGCACCACCCGCTCCGAAACAGCATGGGGGTTCATGGCAGGCTTGCTCTTCATGATGGTCTTCGTCAGCCTCATGCAATAA
- the kdsA gene encoding 2-dehydro-3-deoxyphosphooctonate aldolase translates to MPSVQIAHYRVDGTHLLVIAGPCVIESEELCLEVAAHLKGVCERLALPFVFKASFDKANRTALDSFRGPGLERGLRVLAKVKEQIGVPVTTDVHETRQVRPTAEVVDLVQIPAFLCRQTDLLVEAGKWAKAVNIKKGQFADATMMCHAAQKVAASGCQNILLTERGNFFGYGDLVVDMRNLAWLQRTGYPVVFDATHSVQQPSGRGSASGGRRELVPVLLRAAVAAGVDGIFMEIHPDPDNARSDGPNMVPLHKVGELLEMAKAVHEAARPFRAWTL, encoded by the coding sequence ATGCCGTCAGTGCAAATTGCACATTACCGGGTGGACGGCACACACCTTCTGGTCATCGCGGGTCCGTGTGTGATTGAGAGTGAAGAGTTGTGCTTGGAAGTGGCAGCCCATTTGAAGGGCGTTTGCGAGCGATTGGCGCTGCCCTTCGTCTTCAAGGCATCGTTTGACAAAGCCAATCGCACGGCGCTGGATAGTTTTCGCGGTCCTGGGTTGGAACGAGGGCTGCGAGTGCTGGCGAAGGTGAAAGAGCAAATCGGCGTGCCCGTCACGACCGATGTGCACGAAACGCGGCAAGTGCGCCCGACGGCGGAGGTCGTGGACTTGGTACAAATTCCTGCGTTTCTTTGCCGCCAGACAGATTTGTTGGTGGAAGCGGGCAAATGGGCGAAAGCCGTCAACATCAAAAAGGGGCAATTTGCCGACGCCACCATGATGTGTCACGCCGCTCAAAAAGTTGCTGCAAGCGGTTGCCAAAATATTTTGCTGACGGAGCGGGGCAACTTTTTCGGCTACGGCGATTTGGTCGTGGACATGCGCAATTTAGCGTGGCTGCAGCGCACGGGTTACCCCGTCGTTTTTGACGCCACGCACAGCGTCCAACAACCCAGCGGGCGCGGCAGTGCGTCTGGAGGGCGACGGGAATTGGTGCCCGTGTTATTGCGGGCGGCAGTGGCGGCGGGTGTGGATGGCATTTTCATGGAAATCCATCCTGACCCCGATAATGCCCGATCAGATGGTCCCAACATGGTCCCGTTGCACAAAGTCGGGGAGTTGCTGGAAATGGCAAAAGCGGTGCATGAAGCAGCGCGCCCCTTTCGGGCGTGGACGCTCTAA
- the gcvPB gene encoding putative glycine dehydrogenase (decarboxylating) subunit 2 yields MPEPLLKELSKPGRIGVALPEPDVPCRPLTELLGEGFVRTQPPPLPELDQPTVIRHFVRLSQRNYSVDTHFYPLGSCTMKHNPKVNEDAARLSGFVWLHPLQDEETVQGMLRLMKALERMLCEIGGMDACTLQGAAGAQGEFIGLLLVLAWHRHRGEGERRTRIIVPDSAHGTNPASAARCGFTVESIPSGPDGCVDLAALEKALQPDRDGNLPAAVMVTNPNTLGKFEREIVKVAELTHEAGALLYYDGANLNAIMGKAKPGDMGCDIMHFNLHKTFSTPHGGGGPGAGPVAVKSFLEPFLPVPVIEERDGKLTLTYDRSLSIGRVHSFYGNASVLVRAYTYIRSLGAAGLAQVSEDAVLNANYLMHRLAMLFPVAYPGVCKHEFVLTLRQFKRETGVRTWDVAKRLLDYGFYAPTVYFPTIVEEAMMVEPTETESKETLDAFVAALAQIAQEAREQPELVQTAPHTTPVTRLDEARAARELKVRW; encoded by the coding sequence ATGCCCGAACCGCTACTGAAGGAGTTGAGCAAGCCAGGGCGCATCGGTGTGGCGCTGCCCGAACCCGATGTGCCGTGCCGCCCGCTTACAGAATTGCTGGGGGAAGGGTTTGTGCGAACCCAGCCGCCGCCATTGCCCGAATTGGACCAGCCGACCGTCATCCGCCACTTTGTTCGCCTCTCGCAGCGCAACTACAGCGTGGACACCCACTTCTACCCGTTGGGTTCGTGCACGATGAAGCACAACCCGAAAGTCAACGAGGACGCTGCCCGCCTTTCGGGGTTCGTCTGGCTACACCCGTTGCAGGACGAAGAGACGGTGCAAGGGATGCTGCGCCTCATGAAAGCGTTGGAGCGGATGCTGTGCGAAATCGGGGGCATGGACGCCTGCACGCTGCAAGGGGCAGCGGGCGCGCAAGGGGAATTCATCGGGCTGTTGTTGGTGTTGGCGTGGCACCGCCATCGGGGCGAAGGCGAACGGCGCACCCGTATCATCGTGCCCGATTCCGCACACGGCACTAACCCCGCTTCCGCTGCACGGTGTGGCTTCACAGTGGAAAGCATCCCTAGCGGACCTGACGGATGCGTTGACCTTGCGGCACTGGAAAAAGCGTTGCAACCCGACCGTGACGGCAACCTGCCCGCTGCCGTCATGGTCACCAACCCCAACACTCTGGGCAAGTTTGAGCGGGAGATCGTGAAGGTCGCTGAACTAACGCATGAAGCCGGAGCGCTGCTCTACTACGACGGCGCCAACTTGAACGCCATCATGGGTAAAGCCAAACCCGGCGATATGGGTTGCGACATCATGCATTTCAACTTACACAAAACTTTCAGCACCCCGCACGGTGGTGGCGGTCCCGGCGCTGGTCCCGTCGCCGTCAAATCCTTCCTTGAACCCTTTCTACCCGTGCCCGTCATTGAGGAACGAGACGGCAAATTGACGCTCACTTATGACCGCTCCCTGTCCATCGGCAGAGTGCACAGTTTTTACGGCAACGCGTCGGTGCTGGTGCGGGCTTACACCTACATCCGCAGTTTGGGCGCAGCGGGTTTGGCTCAAGTGTCCGAAGACGCCGTCTTAAACGCCAATTACCTGATGCACCGCTTGGCGATGCTGTTCCCTGTCGCTTACCCCGGCGTGTGTAAGCACGAGTTTGTGCTGACACTGCGCCAATTCAAACGCGAGACGGGCGTCCGCACTTGGGATGTCGCCAAACGGTTGCTGGACTACGGCTTCTACGCCCCGACGGTTTACTTTCCGACGATCGTGGAAGAGGCGATGATGGTGGAGCCGACGGAAACGGAGAGCAAGGAGACGCTGGACGCTTTTGTCGCGGCATTGGCGCAAATCGCGCAAGAAGCCCGCGAGCAACCCGAACTGGTGCAAACCGCTCCCCACACGACGCCCGTCACGCGTTTGGACGAAGCCAGAGCGGCACGGGAACTGAAAGTGCGCTGGTGA
- the icd gene encoding Isocitrate dehydrogenase [NADP], whose product MTFRKLTPPSDGEKITVKDGRLQVPDNPFVVWIEGDGIGPDIWRAARPVFDTAVQLAYDGKRRIVWFEAYAGEKAQAVYGELLPDDTLKAIAEFIVAIKGPLTTPIGTGYRSLNVTLRQELDLYACVRPVKWIEGVPCPVKHPEKVNALVFRETTEDVYAGIEWEKGSPEAQRFIELMRTEFGVEIRTDSGIGVKPISEFASKRLVRKAIRYALEQNIPSVTLMHKGNIMKFTEGAFAKWGYEVALEEFRDFIVTEQEVAEQYGGKVPDGKVLIKDRLADNMFQQILTRPDEYHIIATPNLNGDYISDALAAQVGGLGMAPGANMGDYVALFEATHGSAPKYAGKDVVNPSSLILSGVMMLRYMGWQEAADLIEQGIAATVKQQKVTYDLARQLGVEPIKCSEFGQAICENMRAIAAQRS is encoded by the coding sequence ATGACCTTCCGCAAACTGACACCGCCCAGCGACGGCGAAAAAATCACGGTCAAAGATGGGCGCTTGCAAGTGCCTGACAACCCCTTCGTCGTTTGGATTGAAGGGGACGGCATCGGTCCGGACATCTGGCGGGCAGCCCGCCCTGTTTTTGACACCGCCGTGCAATTGGCTTACGATGGCAAGCGCCGCATCGTTTGGTTTGAAGCCTACGCCGGCGAAAAAGCCCAAGCCGTCTATGGCGAACTGCTGCCCGATGACACGCTGAAAGCGATAGCGGAATTCATCGTCGCCATCAAAGGTCCACTGACGACGCCCATCGGGACAGGCTATCGCTCCCTCAATGTCACACTGCGGCAGGAGTTGGACCTTTATGCCTGCGTCCGCCCCGTCAAGTGGATTGAAGGCGTGCCGTGCCCCGTTAAGCACCCCGAAAAAGTTAACGCCCTCGTTTTTCGCGAAACGACGGAAGATGTCTATGCGGGCATTGAATGGGAGAAGGGCAGCCCCGAAGCCCAGCGCTTTATTGAGTTGATGCGCACGGAGTTCGGCGTAGAGATTCGCACCGACTCGGGTATCGGCGTTAAGCCCATCAGCGAGTTCGCTAGCAAGCGGTTAGTCCGCAAAGCCATCCGCTACGCCCTTGAGCAAAACATCCCGTCCGTCACGCTGATGCACAAGGGCAACATCATGAAGTTCACGGAAGGCGCCTTTGCCAAGTGGGGCTACGAAGTGGCGCTGGAAGAGTTTCGGGATTTCATCGTGACGGAACAGGAAGTCGCCGAGCAGTATGGCGGCAAAGTGCCTGACGGCAAGGTGCTCATCAAAGACCGCCTCGCTGACAACATGTTCCAACAGATTTTGACCCGTCCCGACGAGTATCACATCATCGCAACGCCTAACCTCAACGGCGACTACATTTCTGACGCCTTGGCGGCGCAAGTCGGTGGGTTGGGGATGGCGCCAGGGGCTAACATGGGCGATTATGTAGCCCTTTTTGAAGCGACGCACGGCAGCGCCCCCAAGTATGCCGGCAAGGATGTCGTCAACCCCAGTTCCCTTATCCTTTCGGGCGTAATGATGCTCCGCTACATGGGTTGGCAAGAAGCAGCGGATTTGATTGAGCAAGGCATCGCCGCCACCGTCAAACAACAAAAAGTCACTTACGATTTGGCGCGCCAGTTGGGCGTGGAGCCCATCAAGTGCTCGGAGTTCGGGCAAGCCATTTGCGAGAACATGCGCGCCATCGCCGCCCAGCGGTCATGA
- the cysE gene encoding Serine acetyltransferase — translation MRWLHRCWQAFCDNFISHVLVVPDRDPAARTGFFGWLEILLCYPGVHAIWLHRIAHWLWNLGVPVLPRLLSHLNRWLTGIEIHPGAQIGKGVFIDHGAGVVIGETAVVGDNVTLYQGVTLGGTGKEKGKRHPTVGNNVVIGAGAVVLGNITIGDNARIGAGSVVVKPVPPNATAVGVPAKIVSINGVRVEPLAHDRIPDPQLEMFRQLQAQIDELRTRLDAIERQRAPDETPRS, via the coding sequence GTGCGTTGGCTGCACCGGTGTTGGCAGGCATTTTGCGACAACTTTATTTCGCATGTGTTGGTCGTGCCCGACCGCGACCCAGCGGCGCGGACGGGCTTTTTCGGCTGGCTGGAAATCCTTTTGTGTTACCCCGGCGTCCACGCCATCTGGCTGCACCGCATCGCCCATTGGCTGTGGAACTTAGGCGTGCCCGTGTTGCCCCGATTGCTGTCGCATCTCAACCGCTGGTTGACAGGCATTGAAATTCACCCTGGCGCCCAAATCGGCAAAGGTGTGTTCATTGACCACGGTGCAGGTGTCGTCATCGGTGAGACGGCGGTGGTCGGCGACAATGTGACGCTGTATCAAGGCGTCACGCTGGGTGGGACGGGAAAGGAGAAAGGCAAGCGGCATCCGACCGTCGGTAACAATGTCGTCATCGGAGCGGGCGCTGTCGTCTTGGGCAACATCACCATCGGCGACAACGCCCGCATCGGGGCAGGTTCGGTCGTCGTCAAACCCGTTCCGCCCAACGCGACGGCGGTAGGCGTGCCTGCCAAGATTGTCAGCATCAACGGCGTGCGGGTGGAGCCGCTGGCGCACGACCGCATTCCCGACCCGCAACTGGAGATGTTTCGGCAACTGCAGGCGCAAATTGACGAACTGCGCACCCGCTTGGACGCGATAGAGCGCCAACGGGCTCCCGACGAAACGCCCCGCTCATGA
- the iscS gene encoding Cysteine desulfurase IscS, which translates to MNEGLVYLDYAATTPMDPRVLDAMMPYLTDKFGNPNSIHAFGRAARQAVDEAREKIAALLNCQPSEIVFTGSGTESDNLALRGVAEAYQRKGNHIVTTAVEHHAVLHTCRALEDRGFTVTYLPVDRHGLVVPEQVAEAVTDRTILVSVMHANNEIGTIEPIADIVRAVKEKRPDVLVHTDAVQTVGHIPVDVSALGVDLLSFSAHKFYGPKGVGALFVRQGVRLVPQLTGGGQERNRRSGTENVAGIVGMARALELAVAEMPDELPRLQALRDELIAGVLERIPDSRLNGHPTQRLPHNANFSFRGVEGEALLLQLDLHGIAASSGSACSSGSLEPSHVLLALGLSHEWAIGSLRLTLGRFTTREQIQRVLSVLPTVVEKLRAVAAQAF; encoded by the coding sequence GTGAACGAGGGGCTCGTTTACCTTGACTACGCTGCCACGACACCGATGGACCCACGCGTGCTGGATGCGATGATGCCCTATCTGACCGACAAGTTCGGCAACCCGAACAGCATCCACGCCTTCGGGCGGGCTGCCCGCCAAGCCGTTGACGAAGCGCGGGAGAAAATCGCAGCGCTCCTCAACTGCCAGCCCAGCGAAATCGTGTTCACCGGCAGTGGGACGGAAAGCGACAATTTGGCGTTGCGCGGGGTCGCCGAAGCCTATCAGCGCAAAGGCAACCACATCGTCACGACTGCCGTTGAGCACCATGCCGTCCTGCACACTTGCCGGGCGTTGGAAGACCGCGGCTTTACCGTCACCTACCTGCCCGTTGACCGGCACGGCTTGGTGGTGCCGGAGCAGGTGGCGGAAGCCGTCACAGACCGCACGATTCTCGTCAGTGTCATGCACGCCAACAACGAAATCGGCACGATTGAGCCCATCGCTGACATCGTGCGGGCGGTCAAAGAGAAGCGCCCCGATGTGCTGGTCCACACCGATGCCGTGCAGACGGTCGGGCACATCCCCGTGGATGTGTCGGCGTTGGGCGTAGACCTGTTGAGTTTTTCGGCGCACAAGTTCTACGGACCAAAAGGGGTCGGCGCCCTCTTCGTGCGGCAGGGGGTGCGGCTCGTGCCCCAATTGACTGGCGGCGGTCAAGAACGCAACCGCCGGTCGGGCACGGAAAATGTCGCCGGCATCGTCGGCATGGCAAGGGCGTTGGAACTCGCCGTCGCAGAAATGCCCGACGAACTGCCTCGGCTCCAAGCCCTGCGGGACGAACTGATTGCCGGCGTGCTGGAACGCATCCCTGACAGCCGCTTGAACGGGCATCCCACCCAGCGGTTGCCCCACAACGCCAACTTCAGTTTTCGGGGCGTGGAAGGCGAAGCGCTGTTGTTGCAACTGGACCTACACGGCATCGCCGCTTCATCGGGGTCGGCGTGTTCGTCGGGCAGTTTAGAGCCGTCCCATGTCTTGTTGGCGCTGGGCTTGTCGCACGAGTGGGCGATCGGGTCGCTGCGGTTGACTTTGGGGCGGTTCACGACCCGCGAACAGATCCAGCGGGTGTTAAGCGTTTTGCCTACGGTCGTGGAAAAATTGCGCGCAGTGGCGGCGCAAGCGTTTTAG